The genome window GGAACATCTTCCCCAATTTCCATAAGGCCTTCAATATGAAACTCCAGACTTTCCTTTGCCTCCTTTTGCAAAGCTTCAAAAGTTGGCGCTGTAAAAACCACCGCTCCAGGTACATTACTACCAAGAGAACCGCCATAATTTCTGTCGCACCACGCAACGTCAACAATAACCTTTTCCATCATGTACTACTTTAAATTTTCCAAATCTCCCCGTTCAAGACAGCTATTTCTTGCCAAGGTTTCTAGCTTTTCAACCATCTTACGCTTGGTTTCCTTAGAAGCATTCCAACGGCGCAACGCTTCTTCTCTTGTTAACTTTGTTGTATTCATTCTTTATTCCTCCTTTTTTTAGTTCAAATTACAATTGCAAAAATACCTCCCGTCAATATTTATAACCAAAATTCATATACCTGCAAGTTTTGAATCTAGCGATAAAAACAAGAGGATTGAGAGGCTGGAAATCCTTGTTTTCTGCTCTATATTAAGAATAAGACCTATAGTTGTACGACTATAAAGTTACAGTTGTACGACTATACATGCTATGGTTGTACAACTGTAGAATTATGGTTGTACAACTATAGGGGTTATAGTCGTACAACTATAGATTTTCCTCAACGGTACCATCTTGTCAAGAAATCACAAATATCTGATTATCAACGAGTTTCTATTCTCCTCATATTTGTGATATTCTCAAAGAAACAATAAGCATCTGAAAATACGAGAATCTCAGGCAAGCTAATGTAAAAAAGTTTCATTCTTAACAACGCCACATCACTACATCTTCGGGATATTCTTACGGATTACTTACTTCATTTTCCACCCATCAATGGTTCCCGTCTTCGACGAGAAGTTGCAGCCTATCTGATAAATCTTTCTGCCATCTGCTGCATATTCCCTGGCATAGCCCATATCCTCTATCTGCTTCAGAGCTTCCTCTGCCGAACCATCACGCTTGAACTCGAAGATGTAGATATAGTTCGGAGTCTCAACCACACAATCTACCCTACCTTCGCTTTGCTGCTTTTCGATGAAGACCGTGAAGCAGCTGATCATTCTCAATACGAGATAAAAGGTGTATTGGAAGTAACGTTCCTTCTCGCGTTCATCGTCCTTACGACGCTGGTTATAAGGAATGCTGGCAAAGAAGGAAGTCATCAGATTCTCCAACTGATGGCAATCTCCCTTCGACATCACATCTACTACCTGAATAATCCAGGCATCCGTTGACTTCGATGGCTTCAGATAACTGGAAGCTACCAACGTCAGGAAACCGCTCCTCACTTCATCATTCGGGAAATCCAGAAGATAGGAATCGGTATCCATATTCCAATCTTTAATGGTGAGATAACCGCTCTGATAAATCATAGGCAACGGTGCTTCCACATCTGCCTTGTAGTCGATAAAACTACTCGTAGGATAAAACCTGTTCACCATCTCATTAATGTTCTCATCAAAATGAGACAATAGGCGAACCAGATAAGTTGGCGAACCGGTGCGGAACCAATAATCTGCCAGGATCTTCTTACTCAAAGCATTCAAGATGCTGAAAGGATTATAGATATCAAGCATATTGGGACTGAAGTGATAACCATCAAACTTCCTCTTCAGTTTGTATTTCATCCCTTCCTCCGTCGTCTTGTATCTCACGGCCATCGCCTTGATTTGTTCATCAAAGGTAGAATACAATTCATCTTCCGTAATTCCACAAAGTGCCTCGTAATGCTCGTCCATACTGATGTCGTTAGGCTGATTGAAACCACTGAACACGCTTACCTGCGAGAACTTTGTGACACCCGTGAGTAAAACAAACTGCAGGTCATCATCAGCTTCCTTAAACACAGAATATACGCCTTTGAGCAGATTACGATTATAATCCTCCAAAGTCATCTTTCCATATTCATTCTGCACAGAAATATCCATATCCATCACATCAAGCAAAGGCTTGTCATATTCATCAATGAGTACGACAGCTCTCATTCCTGTTTTCTTATGAGCATTCCCTAACACAGCCTTAAAGCGACTACCTAAAGTCTCGGCCAACTCCTCACGCCCATAGATACGTTCTGCCATGGCAACAAACTCCTCCAACACTTTGTCTAACGCATAAGGCTCTACAAAGTTTTGACCACCAAAAGAAAGATGAAACACAGGATATTGCTTCCACTCCTTCTCCAGCTTGTCGATGGCAAGCCCTTTAAAAAGTTCCTTCTTACCCTCGAAATAGCATTTCAAGGTAGATACGAGCAACGACTTTCCGAATCGTCTAGGACGACACAGAAAGTATATTTTACCATTAGTCACTAAGTCATAGACCAATGCCGTCTTATCGAGATAAACATAATCACCTTCTATGATTTGTTCGAAGTCTTGTATTCCTATAGGATATTTCATATTGCTGCCTTTTTAAATTCTTTCGGCAAAGTTACAAAAAATAATGATACAAGCAAAGGAATAGCCCGAAAAAAATAACGAGATTGCAAAATACCATATTTGTGGGATTGTTGACAAGGAAAAAAAATAATACCTTTGCCTTTTGAAAATAATAGTTTAAAATCATGGTAGAAACAATGAATAATATTGGAAATAGACAGCCAGATAGCAATGCTGGCTGCAGTAAGCAAAAAGGAGTGAAGAATAAGCAAACCCGGCAGCTGGTACTATGGATTGGCGCTTTGATAGTAGGCGCCATCTTGGGGATATTCGGCATCAGCTGGCTGGATGGTCTGATGAACTTCATAGCCACGGTCTATACCCGCTTATTCCAGCTTCTGGCAGTACCAACCATAGCCTTGGCAGTTATCACAACCCTGGCATCCTTGGGCAACCAGGCAGATACCGGTAAGATATTCCGCCACGCCATCACCTACACCCTGCTCACAACGATAGCAGCTGCAGCAGTGGGACTGGTGCTCTACAACATCGTTTCTCCAGGCAATTTACCTACAGCCTTGGTACAGAGCGGTATGGCGGATGTTCCCCAAAAGCTGGGAGAAACCAGCTATTATGACCATATTCTTGGGGTAATACCCAACAACATCATCAAGCCGTTTGCCGAAGGAAATGTACTCTCTATATTGATTTTGGCGGCAGCAGCAGGTATTGCTTTGGCCAAGATGCCATCAAGCGATAAGAAAGAAGT of Segatella copri contains these proteins:
- a CDS encoding type II toxin-antitoxin system HicB family antitoxin — encoded protein: MMEKVIVDVAWCDRNYGGSLGSNVPGAVVFTAPTFEALQKEAKESLEFHIEGLMEIGEDVPEWLKNGDYEFEYNIIR
- a CDS encoding protein tyrosine phosphatase, yielding MNTTKLTREEALRRWNASKETKRKMVEKLETLARNSCLERGDLENLK
- a CDS encoding ATP-binding protein, producing the protein MKYPIGIQDFEQIIEGDYVYLDKTALVYDLVTNGKIYFLCRPRRFGKSLLVSTLKCYFEGKKELFKGLAIDKLEKEWKQYPVFHLSFGGQNFVEPYALDKVLEEFVAMAERIYGREELAETLGSRFKAVLGNAHKKTGMRAVVLIDEYDKPLLDVMDMDISVQNEYGKMTLEDYNRNLLKGVYSVFKEADDDLQFVLLTGVTKFSQVSVFSGFNQPNDISMDEHYEALCGITEDELYSTFDEQIKAMAVRYKTTEEGMKYKLKRKFDGYHFSPNMLDIYNPFSILNALSKKILADYWFRTGSPTYLVRLLSHFDENINEMVNRFYPTSSFIDYKADVEAPLPMIYQSGYLTIKDWNMDTDSYLLDFPNDEVRSGFLTLVASSYLKPSKSTDAWIIQVVDVMSKGDCHQLENLMTSFFASIPYNQRRKDDEREKERYFQYTFYLVLRMISCFTVFIEKQQSEGRVDCVVETPNYIYIFEFKRDGSAEEALKQIEDMGYAREYAADGRKIYQIGCNFSSKTGTIDGWKMK